The following proteins come from a genomic window of Dongia rigui:
- a CDS encoding aldehyde dehydrogenase family protein translates to MIQAQNFIAGAWSKAANASKDINPSNTGDVVGEFPQASAADAETAIAAAKAAFPAWSRSTVQQRHDVLKKIGDEIMARKDELGRLLSREEGKTLVEGIGETVRAGQIFLFFAGECLRQAGEKLGSVRPGVDVEITREPLGVIGLITPWNFPIAIPAWKIAPALAYGNCVVFKPADLVPGSAHALSEIIARAGLPAGVFNLVMGRGSVVGEAMLKHKDVNAISFTGSVGTGRKIAATCVGTDPMKKIQLEMGGKNPMVVLDDADLKTAVEACVNGAFFSTGQRCTASSRLIVTEGIHDKFVAAMTERMKGLVIDDALKDGTHIGPVVDQSQLDQDLNYIKIGRDEGAKLVAGGELLNRATPGFYLSPALFTEVSNNMRIAREEIFGPVATVTRVKDYEAALAAANDTEFGLSSGICTSSLKHASHFKRNAEAGMVMVNLPTAGVDYHVPFGGRKGSSYGPREQGRYAAEFYTTVKTAYTFDGN, encoded by the coding sequence ATGATCCAAGCCCAGAACTTCATCGCCGGCGCCTGGAGCAAAGCGGCCAACGCATCGAAGGACATCAACCCCTCCAACACCGGCGACGTGGTGGGTGAATTTCCGCAGGCCAGTGCCGCCGATGCCGAGACCGCGATCGCCGCGGCGAAGGCCGCCTTTCCGGCTTGGTCGCGCTCGACCGTGCAGCAGCGCCATGACGTCTTGAAGAAGATCGGCGACGAGATCATGGCCCGCAAGGACGAGCTTGGCCGCCTGCTGTCGCGCGAAGAAGGCAAGACGCTGGTCGAAGGCATCGGCGAGACGGTGCGTGCCGGCCAGATCTTCCTGTTCTTTGCCGGCGAATGCCTGCGCCAGGCCGGCGAGAAGCTGGGCTCGGTGCGCCCGGGCGTCGATGTCGAGATCACACGCGAGCCGCTGGGCGTCATCGGCCTCATCACGCCGTGGAACTTCCCGATCGCCATTCCGGCTTGGAAGATCGCGCCGGCCCTCGCTTACGGCAATTGCGTCGTCTTCAAGCCGGCCGATCTGGTGCCCGGTTCGGCCCATGCGCTTTCCGAGATCATCGCGCGGGCCGGCCTGCCCGCCGGTGTCTTCAACCTGGTCATGGGCCGTGGTTCGGTCGTTGGCGAGGCGATGCTGAAGCATAAGGATGTGAATGCCATCTCGTTCACCGGCTCGGTCGGCACGGGGCGCAAGATCGCCGCGACCTGTGTGGGCACCGACCCGATGAAGAAGATCCAGCTGGAGATGGGTGGCAAGAACCCGATGGTGGTTCTGGATGACGCCGATTTGAAGACCGCCGTCGAAGCCTGCGTCAACGGCGCCTTCTTTTCGACCGGCCAGCGCTGCACGGCCTCGTCGCGCCTCATCGTCACCGAAGGCATCCACGACAAGTTCGTCGCCGCCATGACCGAGCGCATGAAGGGCCTGGTCATCGACGACGCGCTCAAAGACGGCACGCATATCGGCCCGGTGGTCGACCAGTCGCAGCTCGACCAGGATCTCAACTACATCAAGATCGGCCGCGATGAAGGCGCCAAGCTGGTGGCGGGCGGCGAGCTCCTCAACCGGGCGACACCTGGCTTCTATCTGTCGCCGGCCCTCTTTACCGAGGTCAGCAACAACATGCGCATCGCGCGTGAGGAGATCTTTGGCCCCGTCGCCACCGTGACGCGGGTGAAGGATTACGAGGCGGCCCTTGCCGCCGCCAACGACACCGAATTCGGGCTGTCGTCGGGCATCTGCACCAGCTCGCTGAAACACGCCAGCCACTTCAAGCGCAATGCCGAGGCCGGCATGGTGATGGTCAACCTGCCGACCGCCGGCGTCGATTATCACGTGCCGTTCGGTGGCCGGAAGGGGTCGAGCTACGGCCCGCGCGAGCAGGGCCGCTACGCTGCCGAGTTCTACACGACGGTGAAGACCGCCTATACCTTCGACGGCAACTGA
- a CDS encoding response regulator transcription factor yields the protein MSPVEWTVMDEERRSRPCALVIEDDSIVRALVAEILRTAGYRVYEAEDGADGIVQARVLFPALVVTDIFMPVQDGIEVLRHLKREMPQTRVVAISGGSPRVPLLDMLAVATKLGADAIVAKPFTPVELLTAASADDRGLADNVVSLNAFRRKPSGRPAQLPSKV from the coding sequence ATGTCGCCGGTCGAATGGACTGTCATGGACGAGGAACGGCGTTCTCGCCCCTGCGCGCTGGTCATCGAGGACGATTCAATCGTTCGGGCCCTGGTGGCCGAAATCCTGCGGACTGCTGGCTATCGCGTTTATGAAGCCGAAGACGGGGCCGATGGCATCGTCCAAGCGCGGGTGCTGTTCCCGGCGCTTGTGGTGACAGACATCTTCATGCCCGTGCAGGACGGCATCGAGGTGCTGCGTCATCTCAAGCGGGAGATGCCGCAGACCCGGGTGGTGGCGATTTCTGGCGGGTCGCCGCGCGTCCCGTTGCTCGACATGCTGGCCGTCGCTACGAAGCTCGGCGCCGATGCCATCGTCGCCAAGCCATTCACGCCGGTCGAGCTGCTGACGGCAGCGTCGGCCGACGATCGTGGCCTGGCGGACAATGTGGTCAGTCTCAATGCCTTCCGGCGCAAGCCGTCCGGCCGTCCGGCTCAGTTGCCGTCGAAGGTATAG
- a CDS encoding molybdopterin-dependent oxidoreductase, which yields MAGLHRSIALCLCLPLWLAAPRAWAIDPPQGPVLLLVTGAISEKNTESGLAFDQVMLDRLPHRVVRTGTPWTPGPADFSGVSLKAVLDLAGAKGTTISAIALNDYAVDIPMADAANDNVIIADRKNGSLMPIRDKGPLWIIYPISNQPELDGEATYSKMIWQLRQLTIK from the coding sequence ATGGCCGGATTACACCGAAGTATAGCCCTGTGCCTGTGCTTGCCGTTGTGGCTGGCCGCGCCACGGGCCTGGGCCATCGATCCGCCGCAGGGTCCGGTGCTGCTGTTGGTGACCGGTGCCATCAGTGAAAAGAATACTGAGTCGGGCCTCGCCTTCGATCAGGTCATGCTGGACCGCCTTCCGCACCGGGTGGTGAGGACCGGGACACCCTGGACACCAGGACCTGCCGATTTCAGCGGCGTGTCGCTGAAGGCTGTGCTGGATCTGGCTGGCGCCAAGGGCACGACGATCAGCGCGATCGCCCTCAACGACTATGCCGTCGACATTCCAATGGCCGATGCGGCAAACGACAACGTCATCATTGCCGACCGCAAGAACGGATCGTTGATGCCGATCCGCGACAAGGGACCGCTTTGGATCATCTATCCGATCAGCAACCAGCCGGAACTGGATGGAGAGGCGACCTACTCCAAGATGATCTGGCAATTGCGACAATTGACGATCAAGTAG
- a CDS encoding hybrid sensor histidine kinase/response regulator, with amino-acid sequence MSLLSRRKSLSELWLVIAIIVFMPATVIGVARTFDTMSTILLAYRTGTWTVVEAQEELHTTRLAAADFKNDPSQESLDAIKLRFEVFWSRIPIILESSESAGVREMPDIKQGTEKISAMLPRMEEKLALAKVGDADSIEPFIDIFRRAEEPLERMVQRLLVQDEERYRSGEIRQGMWLTFGALAVALLAGMALIAGNIMKTQRMSQLYERNRATERERATQLAAIESSGEGIAIFDQHGRLRYSNEAFHSLIEDDYGRDLTLIDWRKLLSRRSALAIARQFSGPGHAWRGEVTGRTLQGQSRAWEVHIMTRDEGGYVALLRDLTQRNQADQQRQQMLETLHRADKMSAIGRVAGGVAHDFNNILAAISGFTTLLEISLQDKPRQLHMLQQINAAANRGKELVKSIMTFSRAEQVERRRIDIGEICREAATMVGVSITGAAVFEVDIAEGPLPALGNITQIDSAVVNLCMNAVDALVDGRGKIRLEVRKVAIDGGRAVGMRGTAGMSAVEAPLLIEQIGPQHTRVLIGVLDNAPGEHLRIRVEDTGTGMSEDVMRHMFEPFFTTKQFGDGTGLGLSSVLGIVTAHHGVMAVDSIVGKGTTFDIVLPLLAAGETEHAQPLPTALLLPTTGLHILLVDDDPQAREALDLSLEALGCETSVCDSGDEALALLRDEPNLFDMVITDYLMPHMNGLELVAQLRASGFDRPVILTSGRLQDVSGAERARVRIDGVLGKPFVLREVGELVARVAAEARMSLATPSHMHVTPLSGVVVQDQENRREG; translated from the coding sequence ATGAGCTTGCTCAGCCGCAGGAAATCTCTCAGCGAGTTGTGGCTGGTTATCGCCATCATCGTCTTCATGCCCGCGACAGTCATCGGTGTTGCCCGGACATTCGACACGATGTCGACGATCCTGCTGGCTTATCGCACCGGCACCTGGACCGTCGTCGAGGCGCAGGAAGAACTGCATACGACCCGCCTCGCCGCGGCGGATTTCAAGAATGATCCCAGCCAGGAGTCGCTCGACGCGATCAAACTCCGTTTCGAGGTCTTCTGGAGCCGCATTCCCATCATCCTCGAATCCAGCGAAAGCGCCGGCGTGCGCGAGATGCCCGACATCAAGCAGGGGACCGAGAAGATATCTGCCATGCTGCCGCGCATGGAGGAAAAGCTGGCGCTGGCCAAGGTCGGGGATGCCGACAGTATCGAGCCCTTCATCGACATCTTCCGCAGGGCGGAGGAGCCGCTTGAAAGGATGGTGCAACGCCTGCTGGTGCAGGACGAGGAGCGCTATCGGTCGGGAGAAATCCGGCAGGGGATGTGGCTGACCTTCGGCGCGCTGGCCGTGGCGCTGCTGGCCGGCATGGCGCTGATTGCCGGCAATATCATGAAGACCCAGCGCATGAGCCAACTCTACGAGCGCAACCGGGCCACCGAGCGGGAGCGGGCAACCCAGCTTGCCGCCATCGAAAGCAGCGGCGAGGGCATCGCGATCTTTGATCAGCACGGCCGCCTGCGCTATTCGAACGAGGCCTTCCACAGCCTGATCGAAGACGATTACGGGCGCGACCTGACGCTGATCGATTGGCGCAAGCTGCTGTCGCGCCGCTCGGCATTGGCCATTGCCCGGCAATTCAGCGGCCCCGGCCATGCCTGGCGCGGCGAAGTCACCGGCCGGACGCTGCAGGGGCAGTCGCGCGCCTGGGAAGTGCATATCATGACGCGCGATGAAGGTGGTTACGTGGCCCTGCTGCGCGACCTGACGCAAAGAAACCAGGCGGATCAGCAGCGCCAGCAGATGCTGGAGACCTTGCACCGGGCGGATAAAATGAGCGCTATCGGTCGCGTCGCCGGCGGTGTCGCGCATGATTTCAACAACATTCTCGCCGCCATTTCCGGCTTTACCACGCTGCTGGAGATCAGCCTGCAGGACAAGCCGCGGCAGCTGCACATGCTGCAGCAGATCAATGCCGCCGCCAATCGCGGCAAGGAACTGGTCAAGAGCATCATGACCTTCAGCCGCGCCGAGCAGGTGGAGCGGCGGCGCATCGATATCGGTGAAATCTGTCGCGAAGCAGCCACCATGGTCGGCGTTTCAATTACCGGGGCGGCCGTCTTCGAGGTCGACATCGCGGAAGGACCGTTGCCGGCACTGGGCAACATCACCCAGATCGACAGCGCGGTGGTCAATCTGTGCATGAATGCGGTGGATGCCCTGGTCGATGGTCGCGGCAAGATCAGACTGGAAGTGCGCAAGGTTGCCATCGATGGCGGTCGCGCGGTCGGCATGCGCGGCACGGCGGGCATGTCGGCCGTCGAAGCCCCGCTGCTGATCGAACAGATCGGACCGCAGCATACGCGGGTCTTGATCGGCGTGCTGGACAACGCCCCTGGCGAACATCTGCGCATCCGTGTCGAGGATACCGGCACCGGCATGAGCGAAGACGTCATGCGGCACATGTTCGAGCCCTTCTTCACCACCAAGCAGTTCGGTGACGGGACCGGCCTTGGCCTCTCCTCGGTCCTTGGCATCGTGACCGCGCATCACGGCGTCATGGCCGTCGACAGCATCGTCGGCAAAGGGACCACTTTCGACATCGTCCTGCCGCTGCTGGCGGCGGGCGAGACCGAGCATGCGCAACCGCTGCCAACCGCCTTGCTGCTGCCCACGACGGGCCTGCACATCCTGCTGGTGGACGACGACCCACAGGCCCGCGAGGCGCTCGATCTGTCGCTGGAGGCGCTGGGCTGCGAGACGTCGGTCTGCGATAGCGGGGATGAGGCGCTGGCGCTGCTGAGGGATGAACCCAATCTGTTCGACATGGTCATCACCGATTACCTGATGCCGCATATGAACGGCCTGGAACTTGTGGCGCAATTGCGGGCCAGTGGCTTTGACCGACCGGTCATTCTGACGAGCGGAAGACTGCAGGATGTGTCTGGGGCGGAGCGTGCCAGGGTGCGGATCGACGGTGTGCTCGGCAAGCCGTTCGTCCTGCGCGAGGTCGGGGAACTCGTGGCCCGGGTCGCCGCAGAAGCACGCATGTCGCTTGCCACCCCATCCCACATGCACGTGACGCCCTTGTCCGGGGTGGTGGTGCAGGATCAGGAGAATCGCCGCGAAGGATAA
- a CDS encoding response regulator transcription factor, which yields MTTSTRIPKPRPPSAGMPWRILLADDHAMVREALSQMLEGLDAQLSVTQAPDFPAAAALLEKDRDFAVVLLDYKMPGMKGAASLRELADRYPGLQVGIISGYLGSSELEPLVQAGAIGVFPKTMTGPALIMALKLALSGQTYVPWSGDLGHPDQPAAPAHGAPPPDLTKRQIDVLQLLVKGAANKEIAHHLGLSEVTIKVHVAALCRKFGVANRTQLAMTVFRVGIGRDEPGAT from the coding sequence ATGACGACAAGCACGCGTATCCCCAAACCCCGCCCGCCTTCAGCCGGTATGCCGTGGCGCATCCTTCTGGCGGACGACCATGCCATGGTACGCGAGGCGTTGTCGCAGATGCTGGAGGGGTTGGATGCCCAGCTCAGTGTCACCCAGGCCCCCGATTTTCCGGCCGCCGCTGCATTGCTGGAAAAGGACCGCGACTTCGCGGTCGTGCTACTCGATTACAAAATGCCGGGGATGAAAGGCGCTGCCTCGCTCCGTGAACTGGCGGATCGATATCCGGGGCTGCAGGTCGGCATCATCTCAGGCTATCTCGGCAGCAGCGAGCTGGAGCCGCTGGTGCAGGCCGGCGCGATCGGCGTCTTTCCCAAGACGATGACCGGGCCGGCGCTGATCATGGCGCTGAAGCTGGCCTTGTCGGGACAGACCTATGTGCCCTGGAGCGGCGATCTCGGCCATCCGGATCAACCGGCTGCCCCCGCTCATGGCGCGCCGCCTCCCGACCTCACCAAGCGTCAGATCGATGTGCTGCAGCTTCTGGTGAAGGGTGCCGCCAATAAAGAGATCGCTCACCATCTCGGCCTCAGCGAAGTCACCATCAAGGTGCATGTTGCGGCGCTGTGTCGCAAATTCGGCGTTGCCAACCGGACGCAGCTCGCCATGACCGTTTTCCGCGTCGGCATCGGCCGGGACGAACCTGGCGCAACCTGA
- a CDS encoding dipeptidase, with amino-acid sequence MRSAAVADTSDLIWDSHAGFAYMQPDDLAELSRWLETGVDFVSVNIGYDVEPWTRSVEAVSGYRHWLRQNTDRFALVTEFADVVAAKQGGKLAVSFDIEGADSLNGDLGMVDFYYRLGVRQMLFVYNRNNLVGGGCHDGNQGLTDFGRQVVDEMNRVGMVVDASHCSHRTSMELMERSSAPVVFSHSNARALHDHERNIADDQITACAAQGGVIGINGVGLFLGAGDATERILAHIDYMCERVGARHVGLGLDSILDCQPADALSEAELGPRAKEYWPPRQYPAGPMAFAPIEVIAALRAGMQARGYSAADIAGILGGNFARIAAEVWKPVLP; translated from the coding sequence ATGCGCAGCGCCGCTGTGGCCGATACAAGCGACCTCATCTGGGACAGCCATGCCGGCTTTGCCTACATGCAGCCCGACGATCTCGCCGAGCTGTCGCGCTGGCTTGAAACCGGCGTGGATTTCGTCTCGGTCAATATCGGCTATGACGTCGAACCCTGGACCAGATCGGTCGAGGCCGTGTCCGGCTACCGCCATTGGCTGCGCCAGAACACCGACCGTTTCGCGCTGGTGACGGAATTTGCCGATGTCGTGGCGGCGAAGCAGGGCGGCAAACTTGCCGTCTCCTTCGACATCGAAGGCGCCGATTCACTCAATGGCGATCTCGGCATGGTCGATTTCTATTATCGGCTCGGCGTGCGGCAGATGCTCTTCGTCTACAACCGCAACAACCTGGTGGGCGGCGGCTGCCATGACGGCAATCAAGGCCTCACCGATTTCGGCCGCCAGGTGGTCGACGAGATGAACCGCGTCGGCATGGTGGTCGATGCCAGCCATTGCAGCCACCGGACCAGCATGGAGCTGATGGAACGCTCCAGTGCCCCGGTCGTCTTTTCGCATTCGAATGCGCGGGCGCTGCACGACCACGAACGCAACATCGCCGATGACCAGATCACGGCCTGTGCCGCGCAGGGCGGCGTCATCGGCATCAACGGCGTGGGGCTGTTCCTCGGCGCAGGCGATGCGACCGAGCGCATCCTTGCTCATATCGATTACATGTGCGAACGCGTCGGTGCCCGCCATGTCGGTCTCGGCCTCGACAGCATCCTCGATTGCCAGCCGGCGGACGCGCTGTCGGAAGCAGAACTTGGCCCCCGCGCCAAGGAATACTGGCCGCCCCGCCAATATCCCGCGGGACCCATGGCCTTCGCGCCAATCGAGGTCATCGCGGCCCTGCGCGCCGGCATGCAGGCCCGGGGCTATAGCGCTGCCGACATCGCCGGCATCCTCGGGGGCAATTTCGCCCGCATCGCGGCCGAGGTCTGGAAGCCGGTCCTGCCGTGA
- a CDS encoding entericidin A/B family lipoprotein, giving the protein MTDKNAVSRKIVLALCAALLLPSLAACNTVKGAGKDIEKGGEAIQDGAEDVQEDM; this is encoded by the coding sequence ATGACCGACAAGAACGCGGTTTCGCGAAAGATCGTGCTTGCCCTTTGTGCTGCCCTTTTGCTGCCGTCGCTCGCCGCCTGCAACACCGTCAAGGGTGCCGGCAAGGATATCGAAAAAGGCGGCGAGGCGATCCAGGACGGTGCCGAGGATGTCCAGGAAGACATGTAG
- a CDS encoding LysR family transcriptional regulator, with translation MDRLATMEAFVKVAETKSFSEAARRLRSSKSLVSRQISDLEAHLGVRLLQRTTRSLTLTEEGRAYHEQVTRILGEIDEANAAVSQSTVAPRGRLRVSAPMSFGILHVAPAVGRFLARFPEVELDLSLNDRYVDLIDEGFDVSIRVGRLAESSLVARKLAPFRMILCASPQYLEKHGTPTTPDELKNHNCLCYSTNSLTPEWRLQKPDGSAWSLQIAGHLHANNGDVLRTAALDGVGITYLPSFIVGADLQNAGLVSILSDYVPTDAAIYAVYPHSRHLSPKVRAFIDFMLEHFGPRPRWDLLG, from the coding sequence ATGGATCGTCTGGCCACCATGGAGGCCTTCGTCAAGGTGGCGGAGACCAAATCCTTTTCCGAGGCGGCGCGGCGCCTGCGCAGCTCGAAATCCCTGGTCAGCCGCCAGATCTCCGATCTCGAGGCGCATCTTGGCGTGCGCCTGCTGCAGCGGACGACCCGCTCGCTGACCCTCACCGAAGAAGGCCGCGCCTATCATGAGCAGGTGACGCGCATCCTAGGCGAGATCGATGAAGCAAATGCGGCCGTCAGTCAAAGCACCGTGGCACCGCGCGGGCGGCTGCGCGTCAGTGCGCCGATGAGCTTCGGCATCCTGCATGTGGCCCCCGCCGTCGGCCGTTTCCTCGCGCGATTCCCGGAAGTCGAACTCGATCTCAGCTTGAATGATCGCTATGTCGATCTCATCGACGAGGGCTTCGACGTCTCCATCCGTGTGGGGCGCCTTGCTGAATCAAGTCTGGTCGCCAGGAAACTGGCGCCCTTCCGCATGATCCTTTGCGCCAGCCCCCAATATCTTGAAAAGCACGGCACGCCCACAACGCCGGACGAACTGAAGAACCACAACTGCCTCTGCTATTCGACCAACAGCCTGACGCCGGAATGGCGCTTGCAGAAGCCGGATGGTTCAGCCTGGTCGCTCCAGATCGCCGGCCATTTGCACGCCAATAACGGCGACGTGCTGCGCACGGCGGCGCTCGACGGCGTCGGCATCACCTATCTGCCAAGCTTCATCGTGGGGGCCGATCTGCAGAATGCGGGGCTGGTATCGATTTTGAGCGATTACGTGCCGACGGATGCCGCGATCTACGCGGTCTACCCGCATTCACGGCATCTCTCGCCCAAGGTCAGGGCCTTCATCGACTTCATGCTGGAACATTTCGGGCCCCGTCCCAGGTGGGATCTGCTGGGGTAG
- a CDS encoding hydrolase, producing MTSQKVPTATATPGKTLLNGADHTLIMIDHQSQMTFATKSIDTTILRNNAALVAHAAAEFKVPTILTTVAEKTFSGPIFSEIKEAFPDVVAIDRTSMNTWEDPRIAVRVNEIGKGRIVLAGLWTSVCIVGPALSALDQGFEVYVITDASGDITEEAHNQAVTRMVQAGARPMTSLQYLLELQRDWARSETYDHTNRTAMRFGGAYGIGISYARAVLGEHASEAGAKK from the coding sequence ATGACGAGCCAGAAAGTTCCGACCGCCACCGCGACCCCCGGCAAGACCCTGCTCAACGGCGCCGACCACACCCTCATCATGATCGACCACCAGTCGCAGATGACCTTCGCCACCAAGTCGATCGACACCACCATCCTGCGGAACAACGCCGCCCTGGTGGCCCATGCCGCCGCCGAGTTCAAGGTGCCGACGATCCTCACCACCGTCGCCGAGAAGACCTTCTCCGGTCCGATCTTCTCGGAAATCAAGGAAGCCTTCCCGGACGTGGTCGCCATCGACCGCACCAGCATGAACACCTGGGAAGACCCGCGCATCGCCGTGCGTGTGAACGAGATCGGCAAGGGCCGCATCGTTCTGGCCGGTCTGTGGACCAGTGTGTGCATCGTCGGCCCGGCGCTCTCGGCGCTCGACCAGGGTTTCGAGGTCTATGTCATCACCGACGCCAGCGGCGACATCACCGAGGAAGCACATAACCAGGCGGTGACCCGCATGGTCCAGGCCGGCGCCCGTCCGATGACGTCACTCCAGTACCTGCTCGAATTGCAGCGCGACTGGGCGCGGTCGGAAACCTACGACCACACCAACCGCACCGCGATGCGCTTCGGTGGCGCCTACGGCATCGGCATCTCCTACGCCCGCGCCGTGCTTGGCGAACATGCCAGCGAAGCGGGTGCGAAGAAGTAA
- a CDS encoding DUF1427 family protein codes for MKPYLISLAVGLLVGVLYAALKVRSPAPPAIALIGLLGMLIGEQLLPLTLRYILPPASASTPSTDADRVQE; via the coding sequence ATGAAACCATATCTGATCTCCCTCGCTGTCGGTTTGCTGGTGGGCGTGCTTTATGCAGCCCTCAAGGTCCGTTCCCCCGCACCGCCGGCCATCGCCCTTATCGGCCTCCTTGGCATGCTGATCGGGGAACAGCTTTTGCCGCTGACCTTGCGCTATATACTGCCCCCAGCGAGTGCCAGTACGCCGTCCACCGACGCCGACCGCGTCCAAGAATAA
- a CDS encoding amidohydrolase → MQPDLILLNGKFATLDRANPNPEAVAIADGKFSAVGDAKDIMATKGPKTEVIDLGGRRVIPGLIDSHLHIIRGGLNYNMELRWDGVPSLADAMAMLKRQAEVTPPPHWVRVVGGFTEHQFAEKRLPTIAEINAAAPDTPVFILHLYDRALLNAAALRAVGYTKDTPNPPGGEIQRDAQGNPTGLLLAKPNAMILYATLAKGPKLAPEQQINSTRHFMRELNRLGVTSVIDAGGGFQNYPDDYDVIEKLHKNGEMTLRIAYNLFTQKKGEEVQDFDRWTKMVKADQGDDLYRVNGAGEMLVFSAADFEDFREARPDLDAGMEGELERVVRLLAERNFPWRLHATYNETIDRALDVFEKVHRDTPIDKLHWFFDHAETITDRNIDRIAKLGGGIAVQHRMAFQGEYFVERYGAKAAEATPPIKRMLSAGVPVGAGTDATRVASYNPWVSLAWLVTGKTVGGLRLYPTPNRMDRLEALRLWTEANTWFSREQGKKGRIEVGALADLAVLSGDFLTVAEDDIAHLSSVLTLLGGKIVHGAGDFTKLAPALPPPTPDWSPVKLFGGYQDRAQTQFQKVSVSCGCANSCNVHGHAHAKAWASDVPVSGNEFWSALGCGCWAV, encoded by the coding sequence ATGCAACCAGATCTCATCCTCCTCAACGGCAAGTTCGCGACCCTCGACCGCGCCAACCCGAACCCCGAAGCGGTGGCCATCGCGGACGGGAAGTTCAGCGCCGTCGGTGACGCCAAGGACATCATGGCGACCAAGGGTCCAAAGACCGAGGTCATCGACCTTGGCGGGCGCAGGGTCATTCCGGGCCTCATTGACAGCCATCTCCACATCATTCGCGGCGGCCTCAACTACAACATGGAATTGCGTTGGGATGGGGTGCCGAGCCTTGCCGACGCCATGGCGATGCTGAAGCGCCAGGCGGAGGTGACACCGCCGCCGCATTGGGTGCGCGTCGTGGGCGGCTTTACCGAGCATCAGTTTGCCGAGAAGCGCCTGCCGACCATCGCCGAGATCAACGCGGCCGCCCCCGATACACCGGTCTTCATCCTGCATCTTTATGACCGCGCCTTGCTGAATGCCGCGGCCTTGCGGGCGGTGGGTTACACCAAGGACACGCCGAACCCGCCGGGTGGCGAGATCCAACGCGATGCGCAAGGCAATCCGACCGGCCTGCTGCTCGCCAAGCCCAATGCCATGATTCTTTATGCGACGCTCGCCAAGGGGCCGAAGCTGGCACCGGAGCAGCAGATCAATTCGACGCGCCATTTCATGCGCGAGCTCAACCGGCTGGGCGTCACCAGCGTCATCGATGCCGGCGGCGGCTTCCAGAATTATCCGGATGATTACGACGTCATCGAGAAGCTGCACAAAAACGGCGAGATGACCCTGCGCATCGCCTACAACCTCTTTACCCAGAAGAAGGGTGAGGAAGTCCAGGATTTCGACCGCTGGACCAAGATGGTCAAAGCGGATCAAGGCGACGATCTCTACCGCGTCAATGGGGCGGGTGAGATGCTGGTCTTCTCGGCGGCCGATTTCGAGGATTTCCGCGAGGCCCGGCCCGATCTCGATGCCGGCATGGAAGGCGAGCTGGAGCGCGTGGTGCGCCTGCTGGCCGAGCGCAATTTCCCCTGGCGCCTGCACGCCACCTATAACGAGACGATCGACCGCGCATTGGACGTGTTCGAGAAGGTGCATCGCGACACGCCGATCGACAAGCTGCACTGGTTCTTCGACCATGCCGAGACGATCACCGATCGCAACATCGACCGTATCGCAAAACTGGGCGGCGGCATCGCCGTGCAGCATCGCATGGCCTTCCAGGGCGAATATTTCGTCGAACGCTATGGCGCCAAGGCCGCCGAAGCGACGCCGCCGATCAAGCGCATGCTCAGCGCCGGTGTGCCGGTCGGTGCCGGCACCGATGCGACGCGTGTCGCCTCCTATAACCCCTGGGTCTCGCTCGCGTGGCTGGTGACGGGAAAGACGGTGGGCGGCCTGCGCCTCTATCCGACGCCCAACCGCATGGACCGCTTGGAAGCCTTGCGCTTGTGGACCGAGGCCAATACCTGGTTCTCACGCGAACAGGGCAAGAAGGGCCGCATCGAAGTGGGGGCACTCGCTGATCTCGCCGTGCTGTCGGGTGATTTCCTCACCGTCGCCGAGGACGACATCGCGCATCTTTCCTCCGTCCTCACCTTGCTCGGCGGCAAGATCGTGCATGGTGCGGGCGATTTCACCAAGCTCGCCCCGGCTTTGCCGCCGCCCACGCCGGATTGGTCGCCGGTGAAACTCTTCGGCGGTTATCAGGACCGCGCGCAAACACAGTTCCAGAAGGTCTCGGTCAGCTGCGGCTGCGCCAACTCTTGCAATGTCCACGGCCATGCGCATGCCAAGGCCTGGGCGTCCGACGTGCCGGTTTCGGGCAACGAGTTCTGGAGTGCGTTGGGGTGCGGGTGCTGGGCGGTTTAA